A single window of Accipiter gentilis unplaced genomic scaffold, bAccGen1.1, whole genome shotgun sequence DNA harbors:
- the LOC126037131 gene encoding electroneutral sodium bicarbonate exchanger 1-like produces the protein MMVLALVFVRKAMDFCFSKRELSFLDDLMPERKKKLDDARNEAGEEDEESRRAMEAAAAASSVQLNVGKTSDVDIPKQSSDGTDPSEIVILDEMSQTTIWKALTLKTETL, from the exons atgatg gttttggctctcgtatttgtccggaaagcgatggatttctgcttctcaaagcgagagctcagctttctggatgaccttatgccagaaaggaagaagaagttggacgatgccagaaatgaagctggagaagaagacgag gagtccaggagggccatggaagctgctgctgctgcaagttcagttcagctgaacgtggggaagaccagtgacgtggatatcccaaagcaaagcagtgacgg gactgatccttctgagattgttatcctggatgaaatgtcacaaacgaccatatggaaggctctcactttgaagacagaaaccctttga